One genomic region from Roseofilum reptotaenium CS-1145 encodes:
- a CDS encoding ATP-binding protein has translation MVSNSLRWTMIDRLNQWWTNSSFRDRVVEQINHLSIGQKIAIGYGFSLGVAICGSLAGLFIGEYYQHRANEELAIASRQQLLLKDQENAILAIRLHPQRLIGILGDTIWFSYEADKFIADIDRVEQANQAFEQFLQNYAYASDVDLPKLQDTLARYRQVTQQYKDLILELWQQLDPPSLTANQIAPARQTIINTLTSQEATKIEIEFDRLLENLVWIEEVIDNQYHRAEHERIQAEYLRRWIIVVSIASSLLLSSLLVFLTSSAIARPLQSLEQVATQITQESNFNLRCQVTTQDEVATVAQAFNQLVERISIYTQELEQARFAADEANQAKSEFLANMSHELRTPLNGILGYTQIMERTQDLNTQRHGIEIIEQCGTHLLNLINDILDLAKIEARKLDLIPQEFHLPAFLSGIAEMSRVRADNKGIQFQYSEHPGLPKAIMADDKRLRQVLLNLLGNAIKFTHQGRTILQVYPLEDLPTTSEKNIWLRFSIQDTGVGMSLEQVEKIFLPFEQVGSKSQQAQGTGLGLAISQQIVRLMGGEIQVTSILGQGSQFWFDLELPMAESWGTIIHQEQNEIVGYVGHRRKVLIVDDKEVNRQMLREVLLSLGFDCCEAADGEIGLAQAEKFHPDLILTDLVMPVLDGFEMTRRLRTQPQFEGLTIIASSASVLSQDQVASLEAGCDDFLSKPIDFQQLFSLLKKYLYLDWETRSLVPSNPAVEPINLPKSQEIPPLESLEKIIEVAKIGDIEAIEIEVKAIQKNNIGYHGFCQQIMQKLDEFDDQGIIQLINGYTKG, from the coding sequence ATGGTCAGTAACTCCCTACGTTGGACGATGATTGATCGATTAAACCAGTGGTGGACTAACTCATCCTTCAGGGATCGGGTGGTGGAGCAGATCAATCATCTGAGTATTGGTCAGAAAATTGCGATCGGATATGGATTCTCCTTGGGAGTTGCCATTTGTGGTTCCTTAGCTGGGCTGTTTATTGGAGAATATTATCAGCATAGAGCAAACGAAGAATTGGCGATCGCCTCGCGCCAACAACTTCTCCTAAAAGATCAGGAAAATGCCATCCTCGCCATCCGTTTACATCCCCAAAGACTCATTGGCATCCTCGGAGACACCATTTGGTTTAGCTATGAAGCGGATAAATTTATTGCTGATATCGACCGGGTAGAACAAGCCAACCAAGCCTTTGAGCAGTTTTTGCAAAACTATGCTTATGCTTCCGATGTTGATCTGCCAAAATTGCAAGACACCCTAGCTAGATACCGTCAGGTAACCCAACAATATAAAGATCTCATTCTCGAACTTTGGCAACAACTTGACCCCCCTAGTCTCACCGCCAACCAAATTGCACCCGCACGGCAAACAATTATCAATACTCTCACCTCCCAAGAAGCCACAAAAATTGAAATTGAATTTGACCGCTTGCTCGAAAATTTGGTTTGGATTGAAGAAGTCATTGATAACCAATATCACAGAGCAGAACATGAACGCATACAAGCCGAATATCTGCGGCGGTGGATTATTGTTGTCAGTATTGCCAGTTCTCTCCTCCTCTCTAGTTTACTGGTTTTCTTAACCAGTTCGGCGATCGCTCGTCCCCTCCAGTCCCTAGAACAAGTCGCCACCCAAATCACCCAAGAATCTAACTTTAACCTCCGTTGCCAAGTCACCACCCAAGATGAAGTCGCCACCGTTGCCCAAGCCTTTAACCAACTGGTAGAACGCATCAGTATCTATACCCAGGAACTCGAACAAGCTCGCTTCGCTGCTGATGAAGCCAATCAAGCCAAAAGTGAATTTCTCGCCAACATGAGCCATGAACTGCGAACTCCCCTCAACGGCATTCTCGGCTATACCCAAATCATGGAACGTACCCAAGACCTCAATACCCAACGGCACGGAATAGAAATTATTGAACAATGTGGAACTCACTTACTCAATCTGATCAACGATATCCTCGATTTAGCCAAAATTGAAGCCCGTAAACTCGACCTTATTCCCCAAGAATTCCATTTGCCAGCCTTTCTTTCGGGTATTGCAGAAATGTCTAGAGTTCGTGCAGATAACAAAGGAATTCAATTTCAATATAGCGAACACCCAGGACTACCCAAGGCCATAATGGCAGATGACAAACGCCTGCGTCAAGTCCTCTTAAATCTATTAGGAAATGCAATTAAGTTTACCCATCAAGGGCGCACTATCTTACAAGTTTATCCCCTTGAAGACTTACCGACGACTAGCGAAAAAAACATCTGGTTAAGATTTAGTATCCAAGATACTGGAGTGGGCATGAGCTTAGAGCAAGTGGAAAAAATCTTCTTGCCCTTTGAACAAGTCGGCTCGAAAAGTCAACAAGCCCAAGGGACTGGACTGGGTTTAGCCATAAGCCAGCAAATTGTGCGCTTAATGGGTGGCGAAATTCAAGTCACCAGTATTCTTGGTCAAGGGAGTCAATTTTGGTTTGACTTAGAACTGCCCATGGCTGAATCTTGGGGAACCATTATTCATCAAGAACAAAACGAAATTGTAGGTTATGTTGGCCATCGACGCAAAGTGCTGATTGTTGATGATAAGGAAGTCAATCGACAAATGCTACGAGAAGTGTTACTCTCTCTAGGTTTTGACTGTTGCGAAGCGGCCGATGGAGAAATCGGATTAGCTCAAGCAGAAAAGTTCCATCCCGATCTGATTCTTACCGATTTAGTCATGCCTGTTTTAGATGGTTTTGAAATGACCCGTAGACTTCGCACTCAACCTCAGTTTGAAGGACTTACGATTATTGCTTCGAGTGCCAGCGTCTTAAGTCAAGATCAAGTCGCCAGTCTTGAGGCTGGGTGTGATGATTTCTTGAGTAAACCGATTGATTTTCAGCAATTGTTTTCTCTGTTGAAAAAGTATCTATATTTGGACTGGGAAACTCGTTCTCTAGTCCCTTCCAACCCGGCTGTTGAACCGATCAATCTTCCAAAATCACAAGAAATCCCGCCTCTAGAATCGTTGGAAAAAATTATTGAAGTGGCGAAAATTGGCGATATTGAGGCTATTGAAATAGAGGTAAAAGCGATTCAAAAAAACAATATCGGTTATCATGGATTTTGTCAGCAAATCATGCAAAAACTGGATGAATTTGACGATCAAGGGATTATTCAATTGATCAATGGTTATACGAAGGGTTGA
- the phnE gene encoding phosphonate ABC transporter, permease protein PhnE — MPFAFCLFPIPYSLMTKLEPRSLHSFSKWESILNTHEQEQRSLGRLLKRGFWGVVAIAVLIASWRLSEISPADFWTGLPRLGNWLTRLWPPDFAELPDFLIATAETLAIAIMGTLTAMIAAIPLSVCIARPLSPIPQLAPVLRLLLNLLRGIDTAIFALFFVSIVGLGPFAGVLGVAFHTTGSMAKLYVEVLETLPLEPIEAIEVTGADRLRTFIFAVLPEALPGLIGITLYLWEFNVRSSVILGIVGAGGIGYEVLVSLKLLDFSRLTTILLLILAMVSAIDALSAYGRKQLTLNP; from the coding sequence ATGCCTTTTGCCTTTTGCCTATTCCCTATTCCCTATTCCCTAATGACTAAACTCGAACCGAGATCGCTCCATTCTTTCTCCAAGTGGGAGTCTATTCTCAATACCCATGAGCAAGAGCAGCGCAGTTTAGGACGACTGCTGAAACGAGGATTTTGGGGAGTCGTGGCGATCGCCGTTTTAATCGCTAGTTGGCGGTTATCGGAAATCTCTCCAGCAGACTTTTGGACGGGTTTACCGCGCTTGGGGAATTGGTTAACGCGACTTTGGCCCCCGGATTTTGCGGAATTACCCGATTTTTTAATCGCTACGGCTGAAACCTTGGCGATCGCCATTATGGGAACCCTCACCGCCATGATCGCCGCTATTCCCCTCTCTGTCTGTATCGCTCGACCCCTCTCTCCCATTCCCCAACTCGCTCCCGTCTTGCGTTTGCTACTCAATCTTCTGCGGGGTATTGATACAGCGATCTTTGCCCTCTTTTTCGTCTCCATTGTCGGATTAGGCCCCTTTGCTGGGGTTTTAGGAGTCGCTTTTCATACAACTGGATCAATGGCCAAGCTCTATGTTGAAGTTCTAGAAACTTTGCCATTAGAGCCGATAGAGGCGATCGAAGTAACAGGAGCCGATCGTCTGCGGACATTTATTTTTGCGGTTCTTCCCGAAGCCCTCCCTGGACTCATTGGTATTACGCTCTACCTCTGGGAATTTAACGTGCGCTCCTCTGTCATTCTCGGTATTGTCGGTGCAGGAGGAATCGGTTATGAAGTGCTGGTGAGCCTGAAACTGTTGGATTTTTCCCGCTTAACCACAATTTTGTTATTGATTTTAGCCATGGTGAGTGCGATCGATGCCCTCAGTGCCTATGGACGAAAGCAATTAACCCTTAATCCTTAG
- a CDS encoding PhnD/SsuA/transferrin family substrate-binding protein — translation MKRRYFLTFSLGLLVSCAANRQTSDDTTPVDNTSVAPLKLAISDVQGLEDLKRDYEPFRAALEESFGKSIEFYPVDSYTEVASALQAGAVDLSIIGPSEYVLIRARTNAIPVIGITRPNYHAAIALPPNSPVQSIPDLQGKTIAMIKVGSTSGHLGPTDMFVSAGLDPKTDYQVKMLGREGSLAALKNGAVEAWAGPITDYEDFLEAEGVSPSEFRLLAKGPALPSDVLIVNSRMKPEEVENLRDRILADQESIVRALGFTTANKSKYKASTLIAVDDQDYDMIRNVYRAIGEGNFL, via the coding sequence ATGAAAAGACGTTATTTCCTAACCTTCTCCCTCGGACTGTTAGTTAGTTGTGCCGCAAACCGGCAGACTTCAGACGATACCACCCCTGTGGACAATACTTCTGTAGCTCCCTTAAAATTAGCCATCAGCGATGTTCAAGGACTTGAAGACCTCAAAAGAGACTATGAACCCTTTCGGGCGGCGCTAGAGGAAAGCTTTGGGAAGTCGATAGAATTTTATCCAGTTGATAGCTATACAGAAGTCGCTTCAGCTTTGCAAGCAGGAGCAGTAGATCTATCAATTATTGGGCCGTCTGAATATGTGTTAATTCGCGCTCGGACGAATGCTATTCCTGTGATTGGCATTACTCGACCGAATTATCATGCAGCGATCGCCCTTCCCCCCAACTCGCCAGTACAATCGATCCCAGATCTACAAGGGAAAACCATTGCCATGATCAAAGTAGGTTCTACTAGCGGTCATTTAGGGCCAACTGATATGTTTGTCAGTGCGGGACTCGATCCCAAAACCGATTATCAAGTCAAAATGTTAGGTCGAGAAGGCTCCTTAGCCGCACTAAAAAATGGGGCAGTAGAGGCTTGGGCGGGGCCAATTACCGATTATGAAGACTTTTTAGAAGCAGAAGGGGTTTCTCCTAGTGAGTTTCGCCTCTTAGCTAAGGGGCCTGCTCTACCCAGTGATGTATTAATTGTTAATAGTCGGATGAAACCAGAGGAAGTAGAAAATCTGCGCGATCGCATCTTAGCCGATCAAGAGTCCATCGTGAGAGCGTTAGGGTTTACTACAGCCAACAAAAGCAAGTACAAAGCATCTACGTTAATTGCTGTAGACGATCAAGATTACGATATGATACGCAATGTATATCGCGCGATCGGAGAAGGGAATTTCCTCTAA